The sequence below is a genomic window from Sphingomonas jaspsi DSM 18422.
AAAGGGGGCGTTCGATCGGCGCACCGCTTTGCGCCAGATATTCCGATTTGCGACCGGTAAGGTCGGTGGCGATACGACCGGTACAGCGGCCACCGTCGAAGCCGAGCAGGCTTCCCTGCGCTTCTACCCGCAATGCCCGACCGATCGCCTCGGCGACCGGCGAAATGCTGCTCGACAGCAGCAGGATATCGTCCCCGTTCGCGCGATGGCGCTCAAGGCGCTGCATCACCTCGGCGTTGCTCAATGCGGGCAGTCGCTGGCTCGCATAGGCGTCTGCTTCAGCGTCGATGAGCGCGCGATCGTGGCCTGCCAAGGCGGCGATCATCCGGGCCTTGGCAATATCCTTACCCAGAAGCCGGTGCGACAGCGCACCCAACCAGAAGGCCGGGTGCCCGCGGCCAGTCCAACGCGCGACGCGGGCAGCGACCGCGGGATCGTTCCGCGCGCCGAAAAAGCGCAGGAAGTCGACCGTCGTGTTGACCGAGTAGAGCGTGTCGCAAATGTCGAAGACGGCCAGACTCATGCTCAAGCCTCGGCCGGCAGGCTAAGCGGGGTCAGCGCGTCGTAGATCAGCGAATAGCCTTTGACCGCCAGCGGGAGGTCGAACATCGTTCGGGCGCGTTCGCGCAGGGTCTGCCGATCAGTCTGCTGCAGATCGGAAAAACGGGCGGCGGCGTGCGCCAGCGAAGAGTCGCTGAGGTCGGGCAGCGAAAGGCCGGCACCGAGTTCGTGCAGGATTGCCGCCGTGTCGCCGACCGTGTCATTGCCGATCATCGGTACGCCGCAGGCAAGATATTCTCCGAGCTTGGTCAAGGATACGCCCTTGCTCGACATGCCCTCGGTACAGAAACCGGTGGCGACGTCCACTGCCGCGAGCAAGTCGGGGACTTGCGACCTGGCAGCATGCCGAACGATCAGGCGTTCGGGCTTGATCGCGATGCCAAGCTCGGCCGCTTGCGCGATCAAGGCGGCATGATCGACGTTTCCGATGACCAGCATCGCCGCGTCGGGATGGTCGCGGGCGATCATGCCGAACAGCCGCAGATGGGCGTCGAACCGATAAACGGTGCCGGTCGAACCCAAGTAGCCAAGGACGGGCGCTTCGGGCGCGATGCCCAAGTCGCGCTTAGCTGCGGCGCGTTCGTCCCTCGACGCCGCGTGGAACAGGTCAAAATCGGTACAGCAGGGAATGACGGATATCGGCCCTGGACCAGGATCCGGCCACGACATGATCTCGTCGCGAGCGGCGCCGGTCAGGGTGACGATATGATCCGCCTCGCGAAGCATTTCGGCCTCCCGTACCTTCCACTGACGGTAAAGCGTTCGCCCGATAAAGTTATCGTCGCGCCAGCGCCCGCCCTCGCGCCGCTGGTCCGCCCAGAAACCGCGCATGTCGAACAGTATCGGGATGCCGAAACGGCGCTTCAATTCCAGCGCGACGTAACTGCCCTGATAGCTGCGCCCGTGAACAAGGTCGTAGGTGCCTTGTTCCATCGCCTGCCGGGCCGCCGCCCGCATGCGGATTAGGTCCCAGGCCTTGGCGAGCAAGGGCGGCCTGTCGTGGAAACGCTGCGGTCGCCAGTCGATCCCGACGTCCGTGCAACTTGCCCGTACCGCATTGCCCAGCCGTGAGTAGGCCGCGGGCTTTTCGAAGGTGATGGCGGTGATCCGATGTCCGCGCCCGGCGCAACCGGAAAGGTAGGGCAGGACTTGCGATTGGCCGATCTGGTCGCAAAGGCCGTCGTAGCAAAGGTAGATTATTCGACTCAATCTGGCGGCCATTTCGTGCGGATGCTGCCGCTTGCTAGGGGTTGGCGCCACGACTTGGCAACCGCTGTTGGTCACGGCGGCCAGCTGTGCCAAGGAACCTGCATGCCCAGCGTCCTGACATGGCCGGCCGTCAGCGTGGTCGTCACCTGCTACAACCTCGAACGCTATCTAAGGGATGCACTGCTGTCCGTCCGGGCGCAGGATTATCCGGGACCGGTCGAAATCATCCTGGTCGACGACGCGTCGAGCGATGACAGTCTGGCTTCGGTGGCCGATGTGCCCGGCGTGACGCTCGTCACGAAGGCGACGAACGGCGGCGTCCTGCTGGCGACGATCGACGGCGTCGAACGAGCAAGCCATGACCTCATCTTCCTGCTCGACGGCGACGATATGTGGGAGGCCAGCAAGCTGCGCCTGTCCGTCGCCGCGCTCAACGAGCCGGGCGTCGCGTTCGTGACTCACAGCCTCAGCCACATCGACAGTTGTGGGCAGTCGATCGTTCGGTCCAATCGGGTCGAGGCCGGGCTCGGCAAGGTGCCAGCCGACGGGATGTCGGGCCACTTGCGCGAGTCGATCCTGACCATGCGGGACGACGTCTGGCTCGGCAGCGCGTTCGGATTTCGACGGTCGCTGGTCGACTGGAATGGTTTTTCGGCCTTTGTCGCCGGACTGCCGGATCCGGCCAATTGCTATCAGGACTGGCCGCTCGCCTACTGGATCGCGGCCCATAAGAACGTCCGGCTGTCATATGTCGCCGAACGTCTGTTTGGTTACCGCCTGCACGGCGCCAACCATAGCGGCGATGCCGGGTCAGCATCGCGTGCCGCGCGCAATTTTCGTCGCGCGGCCAATACGCTCGATGCGATGATCGAAATCGCCGGGCGTTTCGGGGTCGAGACAGGCGTGGCCTCGCTACGCCAGCGCGCGACGAGTTATCGATACTTGTCCGGCCTTTACGGAGGCGGGCGGCTCAGCTCGCTCCCGAATTTTGCCCGTTCAGCGCCGAGCTTTGCGGCACGGGGACTGCTGGCGAAGGAGACCATCAGGTTGTTCGCGATCATGCTGCTCGGTCCCGACCGGTTTGCACAACTGGCGGCGAGGCGGGCGGGCGCCCTCGACCTCAAGACCAGCTAGTGACGCAGTGCGCCGAGTACGCTGGAATCCACGCCGAGACGACGGCGTCCGTCGAGCCAGCTGAGCCCGCCGATCAGGGCCAGTGACACCAGCTGGCCGACGGCTGCGCCGATTGCGCCGAAGCGGGCGACCATTATCGAACTCGCGACCACGGCAATCGCAATCGCGAAAAGGTAGATCCGCGTCAGCTGACGTTCGCGACGACCCATCGCCAGCAATATCGGGCCCATGCCGAACCATGCGAAGGCAAGCTGCGCGATGCACAGGATCGTCAGCGGCGCCCAGCTGCCGTCATAGGCCGGACCGAATACCAGGTTGATCAGCGGCCGGCCGAGCAGCAGGCAGCCCAGCGTCACCGCCGATACGAGGGCCGTCGCAATGGCCGCGATCCGGGCAAGCAGCTTCTGCAACGCCACCTGCTTGCCGTCGTGGACCAATTTCGAGACCTGGGGCGCGTAGATGATGTGCAGAATGGTGACGGGCATCGACGCAACGACCGAACAGGACACGGCTGCGCGATATAGGCCCAGTTCCACGTCGCTAGATGCCCAGCCGAGCAGCATCGACCCATAGGTCCCGTCAAACTGACGCAGCAGGTCGACCATGCACAGCGGCAAGGCAATGCGCAGCCACGGGCTGACCGCCTGCTTACCCGTTACTGGCGGCAGCCGCTGCGTCAGCCAGCGCACGCTCACCAGTGCCGTAATCGCTGCCACGGCGGCCTGAACCCACAGGGCCGTCCTGGCGTCGAGCGCCCAGCCGGCGATCGCGATGATCCCGATAACGCCAAGCGCCATGACCGGCCTGACCACGATATCCATGACCTGGCCGCGGCCCATCGCGCCCAGCCCGCGAAGCTGCGCGGCGATCAGGGCCGTCACGGCCAGGAACGGGATGGCGACGGCACCGGGCAGCACGATACCAAGCGCAGTCGGATCGATGAAAAATGCAGCCGTGACGGCCAATATTGCGATACCGACCGACGACAACAGCGTCGCCGAGAGATAGGATTTCGCAAGTCCCGGAATGTCCGCTTGCCGCTCGCTGCCTAGCCGGGCGCCGAACTCGCGCACCGCGAGTTGCGGCGTGCCCAAGGTTGCAATGGTCATGCCCAGCGCGCCGATGGCCACGACCAGTCCGTAAATCCCGAATTCGGCCGGTCCCAGCGTCCTTGCCAGGACCACCCCGAGCGCGAATGCTGCACCGAGCCCCGCGACCCTGAGGCCAAGGCTGGTCAGTCCGGTCGCAACGCCGGAATTGCGAAACAGTCGATTGCGCAGCCGGTCGGTCACGGCCATGGTCGGCTGGGAAGGGTGACGGGCAGGGAAGTCGGCATCGGTGTTGGATCGGGTTAAGCGCTTCTGGTGGCGGGTCAAGGCACGGCGCATGTTCGGCCAGGACATATCCGTGTTCGGGGACTTCACGGTCGACAACCCGATGAAGGTTCGTTTCGGCACGGGTTGCGCCATCAATGCGGGCGTCCACCTCGTCGGGCGGAACGGCATCGAAATCGGCAACAACGTCATCTTGTCCGCCCGTTGCATGTTGGTCGATGCCGGACTGGAGCCGGGCCCGCCGCCACCCGGCGGGATCCGTACCTATCGCGACGGACCCATCGTCATCGGCAACGACGCCTGGATCGGGGCAGGGGCCATCATTCTTGCCGGGGTGACGGTGGGCGACGGCGCGGTCGTCGGGGCGGGGAGTGTGGTGACCCGCGACGTCGCACCGGGCCAGACCGTGGCCGGCAATCCGGCGCGACCGATCGGAGCCTGACGGACCGTGTGCGGCATTGCCGGTATCTGGGGCGGTGGCAGCCGCGACGAGCGACTGGCCAACGCGATGGCCACTTCATTGCGTCACCGCGGACCCGACGATGCCGGGCGATGGATTGACGAGGCGGCTGACCTTGCCCTGCTCCATCGGCGTCTGTCGATCGTCGA
It includes:
- a CDS encoding HAD family hydrolase, with the protein product MSLAVFDICDTLYSVNTTVDFLRFFGARNDPAVAARVARWTGRGHPAFWLGALSHRLLGKDIAKARMIAALAGHDRALIDAEADAYASQRLPALSNAEVMQRLERHRANGDDILLLSSSISPVAEAIGRALRVEAQGSLLGFDGGRCTGRIATDLTGRKSEYLAQSGAPIERPLSVYTDNLTDRALIALADRATIVLPKGSEARWAGDDHDYIAL
- a CDS encoding glycosyltransferase family 4 protein, producing MSRIIYLCYDGLCDQIGQSQVLPYLSGCAGRGHRITAITFEKPAAYSRLGNAVRASCTDVGIDWRPQRFHDRPPLLAKAWDLIRMRAAARQAMEQGTYDLVHGRSYQGSYVALELKRRFGIPILFDMRGFWADQRREGGRWRDDNFIGRTLYRQWKVREAEMLREADHIVTLTGAARDEIMSWPDPGPGPISVIPCCTDFDLFHAASRDERAAAKRDLGIAPEAPVLGYLGSTGTVYRFDAHLRLFGMIARDHPDAAMLVIGNVDHAALIAQAAELGIAIKPERLIVRHAARSQVPDLLAAVDVATGFCTEGMSSKGVSLTKLGEYLACGVPMIGNDTVGDTAAILHELGAGLSLPDLSDSSLAHAAARFSDLQQTDRQTLRERARTMFDLPLAVKGYSLIYDALTPLSLPAEA
- a CDS encoding glycosyltransferase translates to MPSVLTWPAVSVVVTCYNLERYLRDALLSVRAQDYPGPVEIILVDDASSDDSLASVADVPGVTLVTKATNGGVLLATIDGVERASHDLIFLLDGDDMWEASKLRLSVAALNEPGVAFVTHSLSHIDSCGQSIVRSNRVEAGLGKVPADGMSGHLRESILTMRDDVWLGSAFGFRRSLVDWNGFSAFVAGLPDPANCYQDWPLAYWIAAHKNVRLSYVAERLFGYRLHGANHSGDAGSASRAARNFRRAANTLDAMIEIAGRFGVETGVASLRQRATSYRYLSGLYGGGRLSSLPNFARSAPSFAARGLLAKETIRLFAIMLLGPDRFAQLAARRAGALDLKTS
- a CDS encoding oligosaccharide flippase family protein produces the protein MAVTDRLRNRLFRNSGVATGLTSLGLRVAGLGAAFALGVVLARTLGPAEFGIYGLVVAIGALGMTIATLGTPQLAVREFGARLGSERQADIPGLAKSYLSATLLSSVGIAILAVTAAFFIDPTALGIVLPGAVAIPFLAVTALIAAQLRGLGAMGRGQVMDIVVRPVMALGVIGIIAIAGWALDARTALWVQAAVAAITALVSVRWLTQRLPPVTGKQAVSPWLRIALPLCMVDLLRQFDGTYGSMLLGWASSDVELGLYRAAVSCSVVASMPVTILHIIYAPQVSKLVHDGKQVALQKLLARIAAIATALVSAVTLGCLLLGRPLINLVFGPAYDGSWAPLTILCIAQLAFAWFGMGPILLAMGRRERQLTRIYLFAIAIAVVASSIMVARFGAIGAAVGQLVSLALIGGLSWLDGRRRLGVDSSVLGALRH